One genomic window of Camelina sativa cultivar DH55 chromosome 5, Cs, whole genome shotgun sequence includes the following:
- the LOC104785788 gene encoding adenylate kinase 1, chloroplastic-like: protein MARIVGRVARSSSLFGFGNRFYSTEASHASSSPSPFLNGGGARKVAAKDRNVQWVFLGCPGVGKGTYASRLSTLLGVPHIATGDLVREALASSGPLSQKLSEIVNQGKLVSDEIIVDLLSKRLEAGEAKGESGFILDGFPRTMRQAEILGDVTDIDLVVNLKLPEEVLVEKCLGRRTCNQCGKGFNVAHINLKGENGRPAISMDPLMPPPNCMSKLITRADDTEEVVKARLRIYSETSQPLEDYYRSKGKLMEFDLPGGIPESWPRLLEALRLDDYEEKQSAVA, encoded by the exons ATGGCGAGAATAGTGGGACGTGTGGCGAGATCCTCCTCTCTCTTTGGCTTCGGTAACCGATTCTACTCCACCGAAGCTAGCCACGCGTCTTCATCTCCTTCGCCGTTTCTTAACGGCGGTGGAGCTCGTAAGGTTGCTGCGAAAGATAGGAATGTTCAGTGGGTGTTTCTGGGTTGTCCTG GTGTTGGAAAAGGTACTTACGCTAGTAGACTGTCGACCCTTCTCGGTGTTCCTCATATCGCTACCGGTGATCTCGTCCGTGAGGCGTTAGCTTCTTCTGGACCTCTCTCCCAAAAG CTATCGGAGATTGTAAACCAGGGGAAATTGGTGTCTGATGAGATTATAGTTGACTTATTATCCAAGAGACTTGAGGCAGGTGAAGCCAAAGGTGAATCAGGGTTTATTCTTGATGGCTTTCCAAGGACCATGAGACAAGCT GAAATACTGGGAGATGTAACTGACATCGATTTGGTCGTGAATTTGAAGCTACCTGAGGAAGTTTTGGTTGAGAAATGCCTTGGGAGGAGAACCTGTAATCAATGTGGTAAAGGTTTTAATGTCGCTCACATCAACTTAAAAGGTGAGAATGGAAGACCTGCAATTAGCATGGATCCGCTAATGCCTCCACCTAACTGTATGTCAAAGCTCATCACTCGAGCTGATGATACTGAAGAGGTTGTGAAAGCAAGGCTTCGTATATACAGCGAAACC AGCCAGCCTCTTGAAGATTACTACCGTAGCAAGGGAAAGCTAATGGAGTTTGACTTACCTGGAGGCATCCCGGAGTCATGGCCAAGGCTATTAGAAGCCTTAAGGCTTGATGATTACGAAGAGAAACAGTCTGCCGTGGCTTAG
- the LOC104785789 gene encoding thioredoxin-like protein AAED1, chloroplastic produces MAVSLSSPSSSTINSITLQPKVKVVHGLRTVLPGYSVKSHFRNVSLRRRATVVSAITGASGTGIGKETVELLNKVKVLDLRGNEIPISDLWKDRKTVVAFARHFGCVLCRKRAAYLAEKKDLMDASGVALVLIGPGSIDQANTFVEQTNFKGEVYADPNHASYEALEFVSGVTVTFTPKAAMKIIESYMEGYRQDWKLSFMKDTVERGGWQQGGILVAGPGKHNISYIRKDKEAGDDPPIQEILKACCA; encoded by the exons ATGGCGGTTTCTCTATCGTCACCATCGTCATCGACGATTAATTCTATAACTTTACAGCCAAAGGTGAAGGTGGTTCATGGGTTACGAACAGTACTTCCTGGTTATTCTGTCAAATCTCACTTTCGTAATGTTTCTCTACGGCGTAGGGCTACTGTTGTGTCGGCCATTACTGGCGCTTCAG GAACTGGAATTGGGAAAGAGACTGTTGAGTTGTTAAATAAAGTGAAGGTTTTGGATTTGAGAGGAAATGAGATTCCGATTTCTGATTTATGGAAAGATAGGAAGACTGTTGTTGCATTTGCTCGTCATTTTGG atgcGTGCTCTGTCGGAAACGAGCAGCTTATCTTGCAGAAAAGAAG GATTTGATGGATGCATCTGGTGTTGCTCTTGTTCTGATTGGACCAGGAAGTATCGATCAG GCTAATACTTTTGTGGAACAGACTAATTTCAAAGGAG AGGTGTATGCAGATCCAAACCACGCATCATACGAGGCGCTTGAATTTGTTTCAGGGGTTACTGTGACATTTACCCCCAAA GCTGCTATGAAGATAATAGAGTCTTACATGGAAGGATACCGCCAAGACTGGAAACTCTCTTTTATGAAAGATACAGTAGAAAGAGGCGGCTG GCAACAAGGCGGAATCCTAGTTGCTGGACCTGGAAAACATAACATCTCTTACATCCGCAAg GACAAAGAAGCTGGAGATGACCCACCTATTCAAGAGATTTTAAAAGCGTGTTGCGCTTGA